tattttttgtagagatggcgttttgccatgtagcccaggctggtctcaaactcctgggctcaagcaatctacctgcctccgtctccccaagtgctgggtcTCCGGCCTGAGCTCAGGCACCCAGCTACTCTCCCCTCTGCACACGAGAACGATGTTGTAATTCAGGATCAAGGTTTGGAAGTGGATGTAGGCTCTCAGCTGAACAAGTTTATGTTCAGCAAATCCAGACGTCCTCCTGTGCTGGAGGCTGAGCGAGCCCAGGGGTTAAGGAGGACATGGCCTCTCCCCAGAGGGCTCAGGACCACCTGCCTCCATCCACAGGGACTCAGCCGTCTCAGGAACGAAGGACAAGGACAAAAATGGAGAAGCTGCAGAAGCCTGGTGGCTGGCTGGGGTCTCAAATCAGGAGGCCCGACGCCGACACTCACTTCCCCTTGGCCGCGTGCTTGGCTGTAATCTTGTCCAGCTCCTTCCTGCCGGTCTTGAGGTCATGCCTGCCCTCAATGGAGCCCGTCTGCACCGCGTTCTCGGGGTCCCAGAAGGTGATCTGTGAGTTCAGTGTAGCCACAGCCAGCTCCGCACCATCAGGGCGAAAAGTCACAGCCAGAGCTAAACAGAGATGTAAAGTAAGGCCCAACGAAGACCCCGGTCTCCCGCAGGCAGGCCATCAACCACCCTCGGCTGGAGACCAGGCCATTCCCTGGCACCCCTAAGAGACCAGCGCCTGTTGGGTCTGGTACACAAGAATCTCCTCCCAGGAGAAGCTCCAACCCAGGTGGGTGAGGGAACAGCTCAGCACCAGTGAAGAGCACCAGGCGGTCCAGCTGGGGCTGCAGGACCCACGAAGGCTGATGGACGGGGCGCTGGGGAGGCGAGGCTGACGGGGGAGTGATGGTGGTTACTGAGTGTGGCTGGACAGACTAGAATACAGAGCCTCTGCAAAGAAGCCACATGTGACACCAAAAGCCTGGCCAGTGCCAGGCCGGGGGGTGGGGTGAGGCAGCCGGAAGCAGGGAGAGCCAGGCTCCTGGGATGGCAGACTCTGTCCACACCCGAACATGGATGGGCTGGGTCTTTGTGAGCCATGTGGTCTTTCAACGCCGCTGCTGAGGCGTTGACAGCAACAGACCATATGAACACAGGAGACCATGGGGGCCTCTAGTACAGCCTCGTCAGAAAGACAGGCAGTGGCCTGAGGCCAGTATGCAGATCCCTGGGCGGTCACATCTGGCTTCTAGGCCCACCTACGGCCCCTCATTCTTCTCCCAGTCTGCAGATCCCAGGACTGGCCCCATCCAGCGTCTGGGCCCCCCCATGGTCCCTGTGTCCTTCTCGCAGTGACACAACCCTGGCAGAGCTCCAAAGCAACTCAGAAAATCAGGAAGCAGCTGTGGCAGCAGCCCGTCACACTCGGGGAGCTGTTCTCTCCTGCCTGGCGCCCAGGGAGCGGGAGCACCACGAGGACTCGTGGAAGCCACGCTGGCCCTACCCGCCAATCTGCTGTCTCCTAGGTACTGCCAACCTCAAGGGCTGCCACACCAGCAGGTCTGGGTTAAGAACCACCCCCTGCTTCCCACCAGAAGGTTCACACCAAACCCACAACCAAGAACAAGGCAGCGGGTATGAGAGCATGCCGCTGGTCCCCAGGCCACTGCTCCTGCTTGCTGCCTCGTGCTCACCATCAGAGGTCAGGGCCAGCGTCTCCTTGGTCCTCCAGCTGTCAAACATGTCCCACAGGCGCACCGTCTTGTCCCAGGAGGCACTGGCCAGGATGGACTTCATTGGGTTAAAACACAGACCACTGATGGGCCCTTCATGTCCGGACAAAACCTACCGTAGAGCAAGGAGGCGGAAAAGTGGAGCTGGGGGCTGAGGCGGCTCTCTGGGCAGGTCTGGGCCGGGGCATGGCCCTCGGAGTGTAACCTCAGCTCCCTGAGCTCGTCTCCCAGGAGACAGGAGGCccctcccaggccccagcccgGCCCCTCAGGGTGCTTACGTCAAGGAGCCTGCCTGTCTGCATGGACCACACGAAAATCTCAAATGAGTCCTGCGCCCCTGCAGAGACGATCTCGCCGCTCGCATCCACCGCCACGCAGGAGAACTGGGTGGGGCGTGGAGAGGTGAAGGTGCGGAAGTTTCGGTACCTGCAGAGAAGAGGCAAGGTCAGCGTCACATGCCGGGTCCCCTGCCCCAGCAGCTGCGCTGCAGCCTCGCCCTCCACCTTCACCTCTGCGTGGGGAAGCCCGCCCCGAGCCAACCCGGAGCAACGACATCACCTGTGAAGGTCAAAGGCTCGCACGGTCCCGTCCATGGACGAGGTCACCACAACGTAGCCGGTGGCAGTAAAGGTCACACCGGTCACCCCACTGGAGTGCTCCGTGAAAGTGACGAAGCAGAAGCCGCTGAGGGTGTTCCACACCTTGACCTGCGGCAGGAcaggaggggcaggggcagacCACAACCCTGTGTGCCACAGCTTCGGCCAGGATCCCTGTCCCCATGCCACCCCATCTAAGACGCTCGCCCCTGTACTGCCCATCCCTGAGATCCTACCCGTGAGTAATACCCCATCCCTGAGATCCCCAGCTGTGACTGACACCCCATCCCTGAGACCCCCGCACATGACTGACACCCCATCCCTGAGACCCCCGCACATGACTGACACCCCATCCCTGAGACCCCCACACATGACTGACACCCCATCCCTGAGACCCCCGCACATGACTTGACACCCCATCCCTGAGACCCCCGCACATGACTGACACCCCATCTGAGGCCCCCACACATGACTGATACCCCATCCCTGAGACCCCCACACATGACTGACACCGAGACCCCCACACATGACTGACACCCCATCCCTGAGACCCCCACACATGACTGATACCCCATCCCTGAGACCCCCGCACATGACTGATACCCCATCCCTGAGACCCCTGCCTGCGACTCATACCCCATCTCTCAGACCCCTGCATGTGACGCCGTATCCTGAGAGCCTTGCCCCTGTGCCCCCAGCTGCCCTGGCTCACCCAGCCTCCCCCACAGGCCCAAGGCTGTGCTGAGTGGGTGGTGAGTGAGCCATCTACCCCAGTCTCTTCCTGTCACCTCCAGGAGGAGCCCATTTAAGGCCCAGATGGCCCTCGGTGGCACTGCACACACCAGAACCCTGTGGATGCTGGCCAGATGCCAGCTGCCGGTACCATGGACCCACCCTCGGCCACGTACTGGAGCCCCTTGGATGCTGGCTGGATGCTAGCTGCTGGCACCACAGACCCACTCTTGGCCATGCAGCTACCACCGTGCAGGAGACCAAGTcagaaaggggagagaaagacACCCAACCGTCTCCATTcacatttttgcatgtttttaaacaCCTAGTGAGCTGATGAGCCTAGGTGAACCTGTCAATTCCAACCCCACAGTCGGGGCCCAGCCACAGGGGCACAGCCCCACAGACCACTGCATCCTCAGAACCCCCAGGCACAGAGGCCAACAGGACGGGGACAGGAGCCTACCTTGCCGTCATCCCCACCGGTCACGATGTACTGTCCATCGGGCGAGTAGGCCAGGGTCACCATGCTGTTGAAGTGGCCCTGCTGCTTGAGCACGTAGGACTCACTCTGCCACTCCCACACCAGCAGCTGGCCCAGGCCTGTATTCATGGGGGAAGCTGGGGTACCCGACTCAGGCCCATCCCAGGTCAGACTGGCTCAGCCCACCTTCCCACTTGGCACAGGCCTGAGAAAGCTGCCAGGCAGGGGGCGAAACGCACAGACCCCCAAGAATAGACTGGGACCACTGCCCGATGCTGCAGCTCTACCAGCCAGTGATGGGCCCCACCTGTGCAACTCAGTGGCTGCATGTCACAACTGAGACAGGGCTATGACGCCCACACCCTTGAGCAAGAGGGCTTAAGACAAAGAGATGTTTGACGAGGACCAAGGCAGGGAGGGCACCCCCGGGAGGCAGCTGGAGGAGAAGAGGGCACTCCCTGAAAcgcagctgggggaggggagggctccTTTGGAAAggtggctgagggaggggagggcacCCCATGGCAGatagctgggggaggggagggccccTTAGAAAGGCggctggggagggcagggcacCCCCAGTGGGCGGCTGTCGAGCAGGCCTGTAGCTGGGCAGCAGCAGTCCCTAATGGGGAGTCCATCTCTACCACCCGGGCTGGGGACAAACCTGAACAGCCAAAAGCAATCCAGTCCCCCGAGCTATTGATGGCCACTGAGGCGATGCTCTGATCTGAGATGCTGCAGAGAATGGGCCTGTAAGTGggaggccagcctgcctgggcTGAAACCCCAGTGCCCACTCAGGGCAGCCCCACACACCAGACTCTATCCCTGTGTGTCGAGCTTACCCCACCCACTCACCAGATTCCAACAATTCACTTCAGTTCAAGTATCagagggctgggtgcagaggctcatgcctgtcattccagcacgtcgggaggcagaggcaaggactgcttgaacccacgagttcaagacccgcctgggaAAAcccagcaagaccccatctctacaaaaaatgtaaaaactaaccgggtgtggtggcgcacacctgtggtcccacctcctcaggaggctgaagtgggaggatcatttgagcccgggaggcggaggttgcagtgaaccgagttcgcaccactgcactccagcctgggtgacagagcaagactctatctcaaagaaaagaatcagagaaggcccagagaggtggcCAGGGTTCAAAAACTTGCAACTTCACAATTTTATGAGcatagtatttttgttttctgtgtctcacagatgaagaaaagcaGACGCAAAAACTCCAAAGGCCGTGACTGACCTGAGACCAATGCTGCTGACTGCCGGGGTGGGGTGGCAACACTGTCGCACCGACCAGCCCAGCGGCCGGGCAGGTTTCGGGCTGGCATCCTGTGGCCTGAGCTGGCACTCCAAGTGgctctgcagcccccacctctAAGGGCAGGCTTGGCTGGGCCCTCAGATTCAGGGCCAGTGAGTGCATGAAAACCACACCCTACCGTGAGCAAAGGCTTACCTCAGGGAGTGGATGAGGTTAAATTCTGGCAGCTCATGAAGATGGAAGATTCCAGAAGCAAAGCCAGTGACCAAGAGGTGAGACTTCTTGTGAAATGCTGCAGCTGTCAGGTTGTTAAAATCTCCTTCTTTATTGAAGAAGTACCTGAATTGACGAGAGAGAAGAGTTGTGAGGAGGGGTGCAGAGCCAAGTTGCCACCCCAGCTCGCTCTGGGCTCCAGGACACAGGCCACAGATCCAGGCAGGAGGTCCCAGACCTGCCCTCACCCTCTCCACCCCAGGCCCTGAAGCTGCCTGCCTCCATCCCAAGCTCGGGACCCCAAGGGAACCTCATACAGCGTCTCCACTGTTGCCAGCTGGCCTGGGGCAGAGCTGGCGGTGCATCCAGAGGCAGCAGTGCCcacgggaggcagaggaggtgtGGGAGGTGCGGCATGGCCACTGGGCACACCCGAATCCCATCACCCCCTGCTGCTTCCTCCTCTAAGGAACCCTCGGTCCCCATCAACAGACGAAGGTGACCCTGATGGCGCCTCCGCCCTCAAAACCTCCCCGAGTCACAGTGTAGCTCAGCCCTGGTCCTTCCCTCTTCGTTCTGGCTCCCGTCCCTCCTGAACAAGTGACAGGGACCACTGGCTGCCAATGCAGGAGGCCCTGCCTTCTCATCCTTTGCGCTGACAGCCCGCAGTCCCTGCCCAGCACGCACACTGTCTTCCTGGAGCTGCCTGGAACCTCCCTTCCTCAGGGCGGTGTTGGGGGGCCCActgtcccttcctcttcctccagtcCCCGCTCAAGTCTTGACTCCAGCACAACACCCCCAAGTCCCTGCAGGCACTGACCCACCCGTGGACACTGACCCACTTGGACCTGTTCTGGCCGCCCTCCAACTCCGCTGCCCTTGGCAAAGCACCCTCCTCCCACTGGAGTCCAGCCGGCCCTCCCCGCTCCTCAGACCCACGACTCTCATGGCCACAACTCCCACCTACCCATCGGACCCCAACACACTCCAAACGCAGCCTGCTCTGGCCGCCTGGCTCCCTCCACAGGCAGGGCCTCATGTGGGAGCCTTCCCCGCCCAGGGACCCCAACTGCCGCCCACCTCTGCCCGCAGCCACCTCATCACTGCACCTCTCCTCCCGGGCGGAGAGGAGGCCTCACAAGGGCAGGGAGTGTGTCTCAGTGCCAAGTTCAGAGccctgcacacagcaggtgctaaGTAACTGCAGCAAGGAGGGGCCCAGGCTGGGACACCCGGGTGACAGAGACACCACAGCTGCAGGCAACTCTGCCTTCATGGGATCCCAACCAGCCTCCCCCACAGCCCAGATGCAGGACACCCCGAATCAGGGCAGCATCTCTGCCAGGGCTCCGGGCACAGCTAAGGCCGTCCCACGGGAAGGCTGCGGGGCCACGCTCCGTCTCCTCTCGTCTGGGGGACTGAGTTCAGATGTGGGGCTGCACAGCCCAGCTCAGTGCCCAAAAAAGCACCAAGCACCACCCACCAGCGGGCCCCGAAGCAGGACTCAGACCACCCGCTGCACCCACTTAcagcctggcctctccctccAGCCTTGCCAAATGCTCTCCCAGTGTCTCCCTGCATGAGGCCAAGGGACTATCGCCCACACCGAAGTCCGCAGGAGCTGGTGGGGCCACAGACAACTCCCAACCCCCTTGGGGCCCAAGGTGCTGCTATTCCCATCACAGAGTGCCCACACACCTCCCTGCCCCCATGTACCCCACCCActgccctctgccctgccctgggcACACAGGCAGCTCAGACAGCTGAAGCAGGGACCCTGACTAAGGGGCAGGGTCAACACCCAAGCACTCGAGGGTGCTCAAACCAGGGCCCTGAGATGTGGGCCTGCTCTCTGTACCTCCCACTCCTCAGCCCTGAGGACCCCACATCCAGATCCCTATGAGGGCAACAGATTCCCACAGGAGTGCCCCACCGCAGCCCACTGCAGCACACCACACCCTTGGAGACCTACTTGGCCAGCCGTGAGTACTTcacttttcctgtcttctcctcCTCGGCCGGAGTGGCTTTTCCCCGGATGGTGGTCTCTCTGTCCCCCTCCtggtcttcctcctcctcctcttcctcctcccgcTGCAACAGGTCTGCTTTCCAGCCCGCAGGGGGCTTCAGCCGCAGGCCCTCGGGGGGCGTGTCACACTGCCACATGCACAGCACTCCGTCCTGGCTGAGTGAGTACAGCTGCAAGCGAAAGCACAGGctcaccccagccccagccacactggcccAGTTGCCACAACCTGACACCTCCCTCCAGCTCAGATCCAGGGATCAGCGGCACCGAAGGCCCCTCTGAACTCTGAGAACAATTTTCAATGGGCTGCAACAGCTGCCGCTGGTCCCTAGATGCCCCCAGGCCACATGGGAATAGCCTGGAGGAATCGAAGGAAGAGGCCACCTGCAGCCTGGGGTCTCCCTGAACTAGCCGCTTTTGACCACCGTCAGGCTAGGGAACTTGGCAAAGGGACGTACGTCCAGGCTGTTGGATTCAAAGAAGCAGGCCACGATGGCATCCTTATGTCCCCCCAGTGCATAGTAGATGAGGTTGTCCCAGCGCTCAGCTCCAAACACCCAGGTGGACATGTCTTTGCTCCCAACCACAAAGCACCTGGAAAAGAGGGAGATGGCACCTCCTCAGGGCGTGGCCACCACAAAGCAGCCCGGTGCACGCTCCAGAGGGCCTCACGGAGACCGCTACAGCCCCACGTGGTCTCAGAGTGAGCCGTGAAGCCTCCAGGAACAGGAAGACACCCCGGCACAGCCCCTGCCCTGTGTGCCTTCCTCACGCCTCCCAGACGCTGCCCGAGCCAACCGCAGCATTCCCTGTTTCCGGGACAAACAGGTGAAAGGGAGGTGCAGGGGCAGGAGGCTCGGCCACAGCACGTACTTCAGAGCCACGAAGACTCGACCAGTCACCCAGCCAGTCCCGGTGGTGCAGGCAGAGCCCAGCCCCCAAAGAGGCCAAGATGCCACTGCAGAATGAAGCTGCAGGGCCCAAGCAGGGGGACCCATCCAAAGGGCCTCTCTCAGGCCTCGCTCCCCCAACACCTCCGAGGCCGCACCTGGAGTCATCCGTCCAGTCGATGCAGGTGGTCTCATCGTAGGGCCCAAAATAGGTTTTGTCCAGAACGAAGGCGTTGAACTCCCGCTTCTTCCCAGGCGCATGATACATCTGGGCAATGTTACCCTTCGTGACAACAAACTTCCTATGGAAGGAACGCGGACACAGTTGATATTCAAGACCAGCAATGGCCCTAAGGCCCCTGTGGAGTCTCAGTCTCTGCCCACCTGTGCCTTCCAGAGTCCCGCCTCCTGCAGGATGGAGGCCCAGGAGCAGCAGAAGTGGAATTCAGGGAAGAAATAGCCCTGGAGGGAGGGCAGCCTGACTGTACCAAGTCTTCTGCTCCAGAAAAGGGGGTCACTGATGACAGAGATTGCGCCGTGTGCCCAACATCACAACCCGGGGCCCAGGGAAAAGAGCTGGGCAGTGGGCCTCACCACTGGCACACACAGCTGACCCTCTCCCaccccctcctgcccccagccgCCCCCCTTACCTGCCATTGGGGGAGAAGGACACGCTGTGCACAGAGCCCTTGAAGTGGAAGTGGTGCAGCACAGACCTGCAGACCAGGCTGACCAGCAGCGCATCGCCCCCTGCAGGACGCCAGAGGTGACCACCGTGCAGCTACCCCAGGGCCACCCCAGATacacagcacaggaaaaaccgaAAGGTCTTTCTCATGTCCACTGTGAGGCATCAGGACTAAGAATGCCCAAGGCCATGAGGCCCTGCACTGCCACAGGTGATGCCACAGACACAGCCTGCGGCAGGGACACAGCCTCACTCATGACACCCTCATCCCTGACCCCCACCAGGCCCCGACACGGAAGCCACTGGGGACTGGATCATTTCAGACCCACACAGCCCTGAGTCCTCCTCACTGGCCCCTCAGTCCCCGCCCACATCAAGGGCGAATACCTTCATCGACGATGATAGCCAGGCGGCCATCCGGGGACAGCCCCACGCACTTGACGTTGTACCGAGTGGCCAGGGGCAGCGTGTCAGAtttgttgctgataaagacaaaaaccacggtGTGCTGTTGATCCTCAAGTCCCATGAGGGAGACAGGCCAAGCCTGGCCCAGGACCAGCGGCCCACTCTCCCCAAGCAGCACCTCCCATCTCACTGCATCCTGCGTGCCAGAGCTCATCTGTGGATACCCCCCACTCCTCAAAAAGAAATGACACTGTCggccaggcgcattggctcacgcctagaatcccagtgctttgggaccagcatggccaacatggtgaaaccctgtctctattgaaaaaacaaaaaaatcagccgggcgtggtggctcatgcctgtaatcccagcactttgggaggccaaggcgggcagatcatgaggtcaggagatcaagaccatcctggccaacacggtgaaaccccatctctactaaaaatacaaaaaattagccgggcgtggtggcgggcg
Above is a genomic segment from Macaca thibetana thibetana isolate TM-01 chromosome 3, ASM2454274v1, whole genome shotgun sequence containing:
- the PWP2 gene encoding periodic tryptophan protein 2 homolog, which encodes MKFAYRFSNLLGTVYRRGNLNFTCDGNSVISPVGNRVTVFDLKNNKSDTLPLATRYNVKCVGLSPDGRLAIIVDEGGDALLVSLVCRSVLHHFHFKGSVHSVSFSPNGRKFVVTKGNIAQMYHAPGKKREFNAFVLDKTYFGPYDETTCIDWTDDSRCFVVGSKDMSTWVFGAERWDNLIYYALGGHKDAIVACFFESNSLDLYSLSQDGVLCMWQCDTPPEGLRLKPPAGWKADLLQREEEEEEEEDQEGDRETTIRGKATPAEEEKTGKVKYSRLAKYFFNKEGDFNNLTAAAFHKKSHLLVTGFASGIFHLHELPEFNLIHSLSISDQSIASVAINSSGDWIAFGCSGLGQLLVWEWQSESYVLKQQGHFNSMVTLAYSPDGQYIVTGGDDGKVKVWNTLSGFCFVTFTEHSSGVTGVTFTATGYVVVTSSMDGTVRAFDLHRYRNFRTFTSPRPTQFSCVAVDASGEIVSAGAQDSFEIFVWSMQTGRLLDVLSGHEGPISGLCFNPMKSILASASWDKTVRLWDMFDSWRTKETLALTSDALAVTFRPDGAELAVATLNSQITFWDPENAVQTGSIEGRHDLKTGRKELDKITAKHAAKGKAFTTLCYSADGQSILAGGMSKFVCIYHVREQILMKRFEISCNLSLDAMEEFLNRRKMTEFGNLALIDQDAGQEDGVAIPLPGVRKGDMSSRHFKPEIRVTSLRFSPTGCCWAATTTEGLLIYSLDTRVLFDPFELDTSVTPGRVREALRQEDFTRAILMALRLNESKLVQEALEAVPRGEIEVVTSSLPELYVEKVLEFLASSFEVSRHLEFYLVWTHKLLMLHGQKLKSRAGTLLPVIQFLQKSIQRHLDDLSKLCSWNRYNMQYALAVSKQRGTKRSLEPLGSEEEEEASEDDSLHLLGGGGRDSEEGMLA